The Onthophagus taurus isolate NC chromosome 2, IU_Otau_3.0, whole genome shotgun sequence genome includes a window with the following:
- the LOC111427361 gene encoding retinol dehydrogenase 11-like — MVFCFFACILILILSLIKLYVELTKGKVRSSTCLIGKTVLITGGNSGLGYQTALALAGRGAKVIIADCNDSTESRRKIIEKTGNPNVISKKFDLLSLESIRSFAKEINAEESRLDILINNAGTAQTLGFSKDGLAGHMQVNNFGGFLLTHLLIDLLKKSAPSRIIFISSALAFFNNLTIKNLNETISNDYFSYGNTKLCNIIISNGFAQKLLGSGVTSNAVHPGAVKTPIFDVFLTQFNFFFGWIWTLIMRFVGKDAFEGAQCQIHCALSKRLENVTGKYFIDCREFFQPFGIGNKAFCNEIWNKCEELVKLKPEEKL; from the exons ATGGTTTTTTGCTTCTTCGcatgtattttaattttgatattaagtttaataaaattatacgtAGAATTAACAAAAGGAAAAGTAAGAAGTTCAACTTGTTTAATTGGAAAAACCGTTCTGATAACCGGAGGAAATTCAG GGTTAGGTTATCAAACTGCGTTAGCTTTAGCCGGTCGAGGAGCAAAAGTAATAATAGCTGACTGTAATGATTCAACGGAATCGCGAcgtaaaataatcgaaaaaacCGGAAATCCAAAtgtaatatcaaaaaaatttgatcttCTTTCATTGGAATCGATTCGTTCGTTTGCAAAAGAAATAAACGCCGAAGAAAGTCGTTTagatattttgataaataacgCAGGAACCGCGCAAACTTTGGGTTTTTCAAAAGATGGATTGGCGGGCCATATGCAAGTTAATAATTTTGGTGGTTTTCTTTTAACCCATTTGTtaatagatttattaaaaaagtcgGCACCGAGccgaattatttttatcagCTCCGCTTTAgcatttttcaacaatttaaccataaaaaatctaaatgaaACCATTTCAAATGATTATTTTTCATATGGAAACACGAAACTttgtaatattattatttcgaatGGATTCGCACAAAAACTTTTAGGAAGTGGAGTTACATCGAATGCTGTTCATCCTGGTGCAGTGAAAACACCCATTTTCGATGTGTTCTTAACccaatttaatttctttttcggtTGGATTTGGACATTAATAATGAGATTTGTtggaaaa gatGCATTTGAAGGTGCACAATGTCAAATACACTGTGCTTTATCAAAACGTTTAGAAAACGTTactggaaaatattttatcgatTGCAGAGAATTTTTTCAACCTTTTGGAATCGGAAATAAAGCTTTTTGCAATGAGATTTGGAATAAATGCGAAGAattggttaaattaaaaccagAAGAAAAACTTTAG
- the LOC111427360 gene encoding retinol dehydrogenase 12-like produces the protein MINLNIFCIVLYFIVFFVVLFKLFLELTKGCMKSNCLMLGKTVLITGGNSGLGYQTALILAGRGAKIIIADKNDSTQSKNRIIQETKNPNVKSKMLDLSSFESIRIFAKEIIEEEDTLDVLINNAGLGYSGLKTIDNLPELMQVNHLGSFLLTHLLLDLLKKSAPSRIIFVSSLMAFINNLTIKNIDKVLSPLSLSYGNSKLCNIITANVFAEKLKGTGVTSNSVHPGLVNTPIFRNAHQDLPKSSLDAFYVFLKLFGKSVFEGAQTNIHCAISKSLEKVSGKFFVDCTPFFLPFKAKNKLFVQEIWRKSEELVGLKDEEKL, from the exons AtgataaatttgaatatattttgtattgttttatattttattgtattttttgtcgttttatttaaattattcctAGAATTAACAAAAGGATGTATGAAAAGTAATTGTTTAATGTTGGGGAAAACTGTTTTAATAACTGGTGGAAATTCCG gtttagGATATCAAACTGCATTAATTTTAGCTGGAAGAGGTGCGAAAATAATTATAGCAGACAAAAATGATTCAACACAatcaaaaaatagaataatccaagaaacaaaaaatccaaacgtaaaatcaaaaatgcttgATTTAAGTTCGTTTGAGTCCATCCGAATATTCGCTAAAGAAATTATCGAGGAAGAAGACACCTTAGATGTTCTTATTAATAACGCTGGATTAGGTTATTCAGGATTAAAAACCATTGATAATTTGCCAGAACTCATGCAAGTGAATCATTTGGGTTCCTTTTTATTGACACATCTTTTATTGGATCTTTTAAAGAAATCAGCTCCTAgtagaattatttttgtatcctCTCTAATGGCTTTTATAAACAATCTAACCATTAAAAATATCGACAAAGTGTTATCTCCACTTTCTCTCTCATATGGAAATTCAAAACTTTGCAATATAATCACAGCAAATGTTTTtgctgaaaaattaaaaggaacCGGTGTTACATCGAATTCAGTTCATCCAGGATTAGTTAATACCCCAATTTTTAGAAATGCTCATCAAGATCTACCCAAATCCAGCTTAGAtgctttttatgtttttcttaaattatttgGGAAA agtGTTTTTGAAGGTGCACAAACTAATATTCATTGCGCTATATCCAAAAGCTTAGAAAAAGTGTCTGGAAAGTTTTTTGTTGATTGCACACCGTTTTTTTTACcgtttaaagcaaaaaataaactatttgTTCAAGagatttggagaaaaagtgaGGAACTGGTGGGCTTAAAAGATGAGGAgaagttataa
- the LOC111427359 gene encoding vacuolar protein sorting-associated protein 51 homolog, giving the protein MEEKKSNSLDIDGQNFNPNLYLEKLFKECSLRQVMDHEAEVVKDTQTLHSDMQTLVYENYNKFISATDTIKKMKTDFKKMETEMDLLASNMDSITSFSDQISTTLQGTRQQISKLSGVHTLLKRLQFLFKLPSTLKNRVEEKNYAQAVQDYLHAQRVLTQYGNMASFKGIQSDCEVILKELKIKLRGKFSNADATAKELAESVDLLLQLDEPARELCMEFLCCAEKRLGEQLVLLRDQSEQRDITEFVDLGCTGFLSDLCLVVASFHDMFINRMNENDDDVENSEIFENFAAKELNSFILQNMKKYFDLVKNKVDSEQDNGDTVVLVNALDRFFRRLQAMNTLCRNVDFSEKGIEIIINAGKRQCKMHLNLLKMHFAESMTKVRQSLNTTKLITQDKDDKNLNELLVSLMMTIVEKIKGVLQDLVAFIQPDVTFAQKAQFRDSFCVDNVREGLIVCFIHHLTATARSFCSNNTMDIKNPPTLMLLLSKFCIDFQTGNIHYLLSKTDELFGINSKGTIALTKESEINTTMQESAQELLNYYVRIQGLNVSQMLRKSVETRDWLHTIEPRTVRAVMKRVVEDIAAIDSTVALLYEDQGNNTEHSSDSSRKTHSISVSRHQYKSNWSTYTPNHLDSTLVSNMHKLFSERIEIFSTVEFNKVSILTGIIKISLKTFMECVRLKTYSKYGLQQIQVDTHYLQLYLWRFVADENLVHFLLDEILGSAVHRCLEPVLMEPSVVDIICERG; this is encoded by the exons ATGGAAGAAAAGAAGTCGAATTCTTTAGATATAGATGGCCAAAATTTCAATCCTAATTTATACctcgaaaaattatttaaa gaatGTTCCCTTCGGCAAGTAATGGATCACGAAGCAGAAGTAGTCAAAGACACCCAAACTTTACATTCAGATATGCAAACTTTAGTCTATgaaaactacaataaatttatatcaGCAAcagatacaataaaaaaaatgaaaacggattttaaaaaaatggaaactGAAATggatcttttagcttcaaatATGGATTCGATAACATCGTTTTCTGATCAAATTTCGACCACTCTACAAGGAACTAGACAGCAAATAAGTAAATTATCCGGTGTTCATACCCTTTTAAAGCGAttacaatttcttttcaaacTTCCTTCAACTCTAAAAAATcgtgttgaagaaaaaaattatgcaCAAGCTGTTCAAGATTACTTACATGCACAAAGAGTGTTAACACAGTATGGAAATATGGCTTCATTTAAAGGAATACAAAGTGATTGCGAAGTGATTTTaaaggaattaaaaattaaattgagagGAAAATTTTCCAATGCAGATGCAACGGCTAAAGAATTGGCCGAATctgttgatttattattacaacttGATGAACCAGCTAGAGAATTGTGTATGGAATTTTTGTGTTGCGCTGAAAAACGTCTCGGCGAacaattagttttattaaggGACCAATCTGAACAAAGAGATATTACAGAATTTGTTGATTTGGGTTGTACAGGTTTTTTAAGTGATTTATGTTTGGTTGTTGCATCATTTCATGATATGTTTATTAATCGAATGAATGAAAATGATGATGATGTCGAAAATag cgaaatttttgaaaattttgctgcaaaagaattaaattcatttattttacaaaatatgaaaaagtattttgatctagttaaaaataaagttgattcCGAACAAGACAACGGAGACACCGTAGTTTTGGTGAACGCTTTAGACCGATTTTTTCGACGATTACAAGCCATGAACACGTTATGCAGAAACGTAGATTTTTCAGA GAAAGGTATTGAAATTATCATAAACGCAGGTAAAAGACAGTGTAAAATGCATCTTAACCTGTTAAAAATGCATTTTGCTGAATCAATGACGAAAGTTCGTCAATCTTTAAACACGACGAAATTAATTACGCAAGATAAAGATGATAAAAACTTGAATGAGCTTTTAGTTTCGTTGATGATGACGATCGTTGAAAAGATTAAAGGAGTTTTACAAGATCTTGTG gcTTTTATTCAACCGGATGTGACGTTCGCTCAAAAGGCTCAATTTCGAGATAGTTTTTGTGTTGATAATGTTCGAGAGGGGCTCATTGTATGTTTTATTCACCACTTAACAGCAACTGCTAGAAGTTTTTGTTCCAATAATACAATGGATATTAAGAATCCACCCACcttaatgttattattatccaaattttgtattgatttCCAAACTGGAAATATTCATTATTTG ttaTCTAAAACTGATGAATTATTCGGAATTAATTCAAAAGGAACAATTGCTTTAACTAAAGAATCTGAAATTAACACGACAATGCAAGAATCCGCTCAAGAActgttaaattattatgttCGTATACAAGGTTTAAACGTTTCacaa ATGTTACGTAAAAGTGTTGAAACTCGAGATTGGTTACACACAATTGAGCCAAGAACTGTTCGTGCTGTTATGAAACGTGTTGTTGAAGATATAGCTGCAATTGATTCAACTGTAGCTTTGTTATATGAAGATCAAGGGAATAATACTGAACATAGCAGCGATTCAAGTCGAAAAACACACAGTATTTCTGTTTCACGTCATCAATATAAATCAAATTGGTCAACCTATACACCAAACCACTTAGATTCAACTCTAGTATCGAACATGCATAAATTGTTTAGTGAAaggattgaaattttttcaacggtcgaatttaataaagtttctattttaacTGGGATcataaaaattagtttaaaaacgTTTATGGAATGCGTCCGATTAAAAACTTACAGTAAATATGGATTACAACAAATTCAAGTTGACACTCATTATTTACAATTGTATTTGTGGAGATTTGTTGCTGACgaaaa ttTGGTTCATTTCTTGTTGGACGAAATTTTGGGCTCTGCTGTTCATCGTTGTTTAGAACCGGTTTTAATGGAACCAAGTGTTGTTGATATTATATGTGAAAGGGgataa